Proteins from a genomic interval of Polaribacter sejongensis:
- a CDS encoding alpha-amylase family glycosyl hydrolase, protein MKNLVFFILLATIISCKENSSKERVATQTVQKEFVWEGANIYFLLTDRFNNGDTTNDINFERTKETGKLRGFEGGDIKGITQKIKEGYFTKLGINAIWMTPIVEQIHGGTDEGTGLSYGFHGYWTKDWTSIDPNFGTKEDLKELVAIAHKNGIRILLDAVINHTGPVTEKDPVWPSDWVRTGPACTYDSYENTVSCTLVENLPDIKTESNEVVELPIQLVEKWKAEGRYEQEVKELDAFFARTGHPRAPRFYIMKWLTDYITEFGIDGYRVDTVKHTEEFVWQEFKEECDAAFAIYKKNNPEKVLDENNFYLVGEVYNYTISDGKAFDLGGEKINYYDNAFNSLINFELKWNVKQMAETAVFQKYDSLLHTDFKGYGILNYLTSHDDGQPFDKEREQPYKTATMLLLTPGTSQVYYGDESARDLTIKGTVGDATLRSFMNWEDIKSNEETQKILEHWQKLGQFRANHMAVGAGKHELISEENGLVFSRVRNDDKVVIGLNLPQGNKEIIVSSIFNNGEKINDFYSNQTVEVKEGKVSFTSKDTVVLLEKK, encoded by the coding sequence ATGAAGAACCTTGTTTTTTTCATCTTGTTAGCAACTATTATTAGTTGTAAAGAAAATTCATCAAAAGAAAGAGTAGCAACACAAACAGTTCAAAAAGAGTTTGTTTGGGAAGGCGCAAATATTTATTTTTTATTGACAGACCGTTTTAATAATGGAGATACCACCAATGATATCAATTTTGAAAGAACTAAAGAAACAGGAAAGTTACGTGGCTTTGAAGGTGGAGATATTAAAGGAATTACTCAGAAAATAAAAGAAGGTTATTTTACCAAATTAGGAATTAACGCCATTTGGATGACGCCAATTGTAGAGCAAATTCATGGAGGAACAGATGAAGGTACAGGTTTGTCTTATGGTTTTCATGGTTATTGGACAAAAGATTGGACAAGTATAGATCCGAATTTTGGAACCAAAGAAGACTTGAAAGAATTGGTAGCTATTGCGCATAAAAACGGAATTCGTATTTTATTAGATGCCGTTATCAATCACACAGGTCCAGTTACAGAAAAAGATCCGGTTTGGCCTTCAGATTGGGTAAGAACGGGACCAGCTTGTACGTATGATTCTTATGAAAATACGGTTTCTTGTACGTTGGTAGAAAATTTACCAGACATTAAAACAGAAAGTAATGAGGTTGTAGAATTGCCAATTCAGTTGGTAGAAAAGTGGAAAGCAGAAGGACGTTACGAGCAAGAAGTAAAAGAATTAGATGCCTTTTTTGCAAGAACTGGTCACCCAAGAGCACCACGTTTTTACATTATGAAATGGTTAACGGATTATATTACAGAATTCGGAATTGATGGCTACAGAGTAGACACCGTAAAACATACAGAAGAATTTGTATGGCAAGAATTTAAAGAAGAATGCGATGCTGCTTTTGCTATTTACAAAAAAAATAATCCTGAGAAAGTATTAGATGAAAACAACTTTTATTTAGTAGGCGAGGTGTATAATTACACTATATCAGATGGAAAGGCATTTGATTTAGGTGGAGAGAAAATTAATTATTATGACAATGCTTTTAATAGTTTAATCAATTTTGAATTGAAATGGAATGTGAAACAAATGGCAGAAACAGCTGTTTTTCAAAAATACGATTCGCTTCTACATACAGATTTTAAAGGATACGGAATTTTAAATTATCTAACATCTCATGATGATGGGCAGCCTTTTGATAAAGAAAGAGAGCAGCCTTATAAAACGGCCACTATGTTGCTGTTAACTCCAGGAACATCTCAAGTATATTATGGAGATGAATCTGCAAGAGATTTAACCATAAAAGGTACTGTGGGCGATGCTACTTTGCGTTCTTTTATGAATTGGGAAGACATTAAATCGAATGAAGAAACTCAGAAAATTTTAGAACATTGGCAAAAATTAGGTCAGTTTAGAGCCAATCATATGGCTGTTGGAGCAGGAAAGCATGAATTAATTTCTGAAGAAAATGGTTTGGTTTTTTCTAGAGTTAGAAACGATGATAAAGTTGTAATCGGACTTAATTTACCACAAGGAAATAAAGAAATTATTGTTTCTTCAATCTTTAATAATGGCGAAAAAATAAATGATTTTTACTCAAATCAAACAGTCGAAGTTAAAGAAGGAAAAGTAAGTTTTACATCAAAAGACACTGTGGTCTTATTAGAAAAAAAATAA
- a CDS encoding glycoside hydrolase family 97 protein, with product MKIKFLLVVICISLSSCWMKSEKVLFSPDEAISLEFSLNKQGKPFYTVFFKNKSIIKESSLGFDFENSKPFLDNFKVIKSSTKEFNETWKMPWGEQLDVVNNYNELRVELQEKSDLKRKLNIVFKIYNDGVGFRYEFPKQDNFSEAFITEENTQFNLTEDYKTFWIPGDWDIYEHLYSTTKLSEIDASVKRNHPSLGQTYIPENAVNTPVTLVGKNGIHLSFHEAALVNYSGMTLKVDTDKLSFKSSLVGSRNTTYKVKRTLPFNTPWRTIQITENAPDLIQSNLIVNLNEPNKLGDVSWFKPMKYTGVWWEMHLGKSSWDYGMEMVDGKWTDTGKAHGKHGATTENVKRFIDFSAKNNIGGVLVEGWNTGWERWIGFEDREGVFDFVTPYPDYNLDEVTAYAKEKGVEIIMHHETSAATATYEKQLDAAYALMQKYGMHAVKSGYVGKILPKGEYHHGQYMVNQYNNAAIKAAKYQVAVNAHEPIKATGLRRTYPNIISREGLRGQEFNAWSSDGGNPPEHLPIVAFTRMLAGPIDYTPGIFNIKFDDYKKNNQVNTTLAHQLALYVVIYSPVQMAADLVEHYEANPKPLQFIKDVGVDWSESKVLDGEVGEFVTIARKERGTGNWFLGSISDENSREIEVDFSFLDDNQLYEAKIYKDGKNAHWDKNPLDIEFQTIELQRTSKLKFPLAEGGGLAISIKKMN from the coding sequence ATGAAAATTAAGTTTTTATTAGTAGTTATTTGTATTAGTTTGTCTTCTTGTTGGATGAAATCAGAAAAGGTTTTATTTTCTCCGGATGAAGCTATTTCTCTTGAATTCTCTTTAAATAAACAAGGAAAACCTTTTTATACTGTCTTTTTTAAGAATAAATCAATCATAAAAGAATCTTCTTTAGGTTTCGATTTTGAAAACAGTAAACCATTTTTAGATAATTTTAAAGTCATTAAATCATCAACAAAAGAATTTAACGAAACCTGGAAAATGCCTTGGGGAGAGCAATTAGATGTTGTAAATAATTACAATGAATTAAGAGTAGAATTGCAGGAAAAATCAGACTTAAAAAGAAAGTTAAATATTGTTTTTAAAATATACAATGATGGTGTTGGTTTTAGATATGAATTCCCAAAACAAGACAATTTTTCGGAAGCTTTTATAACTGAAGAAAATACACAATTTAATTTAACTGAAGATTATAAAACTTTTTGGATTCCTGGAGATTGGGATATTTACGAGCATTTGTATAGCACTACAAAGTTATCAGAAATTGATGCATCTGTTAAAAGAAATCACCCAAGTTTAGGGCAAACATACATTCCAGAAAATGCTGTAAATACACCAGTTACTTTAGTTGGTAAAAATGGCATTCATTTAAGTTTTCATGAAGCTGCTTTGGTAAATTATTCTGGAATGACTTTAAAAGTTGATACAGATAAATTATCTTTTAAAAGTAGTTTAGTAGGTTCTAGAAATACAACTTATAAAGTAAAAAGAACATTGCCATTTAACACCCCTTGGAGAACGATTCAGATTACTGAAAATGCACCAGATTTAATTCAATCTAACTTAATTGTAAATTTAAACGAACCAAATAAATTGGGTGATGTTTCTTGGTTTAAACCTATGAAATATACAGGAGTTTGGTGGGAAATGCACTTAGGAAAATCTTCTTGGGATTATGGAATGGAAATGGTTGATGGAAAATGGACAGATACAGGAAAAGCGCATGGAAAACATGGAGCAACCACAGAAAATGTAAAACGTTTTATCGACTTTTCAGCAAAGAATAATATTGGTGGTGTTTTAGTTGAAGGTTGGAATACTGGTTGGGAACGTTGGATTGGTTTTGAAGACAGAGAAGGTGTTTTTGATTTTGTAACTCCTTATCCAGATTATAATTTAGACGAAGTTACTGCGTATGCAAAAGAAAAAGGTGTAGAAATTATTATGCATCATGAAACTTCTGCAGCAACTGCGACTTATGAAAAACAACTAGATGCTGCGTATGCATTAATGCAGAAATATGGAATGCATGCAGTAAAATCTGGTTATGTTGGTAAAATTTTACCGAAAGGAGAATATCATCATGGACAATATATGGTGAATCAATATAACAATGCAGCCATAAAAGCAGCAAAATATCAAGTAGCTGTAAATGCACACGAACCCATAAAAGCAACAGGTTTAAGACGTACATATCCAAATATAATTTCTAGAGAAGGTTTACGAGGTCAAGAATTTAATGCTTGGTCTTCTGATGGAGGAAACCCTCCTGAGCATTTACCAATTGTCGCTTTTACAAGAATGTTGGCAGGACCTATAGATTATACACCAGGAATCTTTAATATTAAATTTGATGACTATAAAAAGAATAATCAGGTAAATACAACTTTGGCGCATCAACTTGCTTTATATGTGGTTATTTACAGTCCAGTTCAAATGGCTGCAGATTTAGTAGAGCATTATGAGGCGAACCCAAAACCACTTCAATTTATTAAAGATGTTGGTGTAGATTGGTCTGAAAGCAAAGTTTTAGATGGAGAAGTTGGTGAATTTGTTACAATCGCTAGAAAAGAACGTGGAACAGGTAATTGGTTTTTAGGAAGTATTTCTGATGAAAACTCAAGAGAAATTGAAGTAGATTTTAGTTTTTTAGATGACAATCAATTATACGAAGCTAAGATTTACAAAGACGGTAAAAATGCTCATTGGGATAAGAATCCATTAGATATTGAGTTTCAAACGATAGAATTACAACGCACTTCTAAACTGAAATTTCCTTTAGCTGAAGGAGGTGGATTAGCGATTAGTATTAAGAAAATGAATTAA
- a CDS encoding alpha-amylase family glycosyl hydrolase, producing MKKIYSVISVSVLAIIIGCSTEKTPKTKKMNTNQEKKTVVYQVFTRLFGNTNTTNKPWGTIEENGVGKFNDFTDKALSEIKDLGVTHIWYTGVPHHDVIRDYTEFGISNDDPDIVKGRAGSPYAVKDYYNVNPDLAVNVENRLEEFEALIVRSHKNGLKVIIDIVPNHVARNYQSLSNPEGTKDFGADDDKTVEYDVDNNFYYVPNEAFQVPDFLNGYAPLGGEKNPLSDNKFDENPAKWTGNGSRAAKPHFNDWYETVKVNYGVSPEGKKDFEELPEGFDNEDYKKHFEFWQDKKVPSSWVKFRDIALYWTAKGVDGFRYDMAEMVPVEFWSFMNSAIKMKNADAFLLAEVYNPNEYRNYIRKGKMDYLYDKVQLYDTIKNIMQGHGLTDHIAPIQEDLKDIEHNMLHFLENHDEQRIASPEFAGDPLKGKPAMVVSATISTAPTMVYFGQELGEPGAENAGFGSPSRTSIFDYIGVPTLQRWVNGKEYDGGQSTDQEKSLRDFYKRLLNFTIKSDALMGEYQDIHHFNRQHTEWYNDRVSSFVRYSDDEKLIIVSNFNANDTYGFELGLPQDIITKWNLKDGEYQVEDQLYKEYSSTLKVENGEARVRVDLKPLESFILKVKY from the coding sequence ATGAAAAAAATATACAGCGTTATATCTGTTTCAGTTTTAGCAATAATAATTGGTTGTTCAACAGAAAAAACACCAAAAACTAAGAAGATGAATACAAATCAAGAGAAAAAAACAGTGGTTTATCAGGTATTTACACGATTATTCGGTAATACAAATACCACTAATAAACCTTGGGGAACTATTGAAGAAAATGGTGTTGGTAAATTCAATGATTTTACAGATAAAGCCTTGTCTGAAATTAAAGATTTGGGTGTTACACATATTTGGTACACAGGTGTTCCTCACCATGATGTAATTAGAGATTATACAGAGTTTGGCATTTCAAATGATGATCCAGATATTGTAAAAGGTAGAGCAGGATCTCCGTATGCGGTTAAGGATTATTATAATGTAAATCCAGATTTAGCAGTAAATGTAGAAAACAGATTAGAAGAATTTGAGGCTTTAATAGTGCGTTCTCATAAAAACGGATTAAAGGTAATTATAGATATTGTACCAAATCACGTTGCTAGAAATTATCAAAGCTTATCTAACCCAGAAGGAACCAAAGACTTTGGTGCAGATGATGATAAAACAGTGGAGTATGATGTAGATAATAATTTTTATTATGTGCCTAATGAAGCTTTTCAAGTACCAGACTTTTTAAATGGATATGCACCTTTAGGCGGAGAAAAAAATCCGTTATCAGATAATAAATTTGATGAAAATCCAGCAAAATGGACAGGTAATGGTTCACGAGCTGCAAAACCTCATTTTAATGATTGGTATGAAACTGTAAAAGTAAATTATGGTGTTTCTCCTGAAGGTAAAAAAGATTTTGAAGAATTACCAGAAGGTTTTGATAATGAAGACTACAAAAAACACTTTGAATTTTGGCAAGATAAAAAAGTACCTAGCTCTTGGGTTAAATTTAGAGATATTGCATTGTATTGGACCGCAAAAGGTGTAGATGGATTTAGATATGATATGGCAGAAATGGTGCCTGTTGAATTCTGGAGTTTTATGAATTCTGCTATTAAAATGAAAAATGCAGATGCTTTTCTATTGGCAGAAGTGTACAACCCAAATGAATATAGAAATTACATCAGAAAAGGGAAAATGGATTATTTATATGACAAAGTGCAGTTGTATGATACCATAAAAAATATTATGCAAGGTCATGGATTAACAGATCATATTGCGCCAATTCAAGAAGATTTAAAAGATATTGAACACAATATGTTGCATTTCTTAGAAAACCATGATGAGCAAAGAATTGCAAGTCCAGAATTTGCGGGAGATCCTTTAAAAGGAAAACCAGCAATGGTGGTTTCTGCAACAATTTCTACGGCACCAACAATGGTGTATTTCGGACAAGAATTAGGAGAGCCTGGAGCAGAAAATGCAGGATTTGGAAGTCCATCTAGAACTTCTATTTTCGATTATATTGGTGTGCCAACTTTACAACGTTGGGTAAATGGTAAAGAGTATGATGGCGGGCAATCTACGGATCAAGAAAAATCATTAAGAGATTTTTACAAAAGATTATTAAACTTTACCATTAAAAGTGATGCCTTAATGGGCGAGTACCAAGATATTCATCATTTTAATCGTCAGCATACAGAATGGTATAATGATAGAGTTTCTTCTTTTGTACGTTACAGCGATGATGAAAAATTAATTATAGTTTCTAACTTTAATGCAAATGATACCTATGGATTTGAGTTAGGTTTACCTCAAGATATTATTACAAAATGGAATTTAAAAGATGGCGAATACCAAGTAGAAGATCAATTGTATAAAGAGTATTCATCAACTTTAAAAGTAGAAAACGGAGAAGCTAGAGTTAGAGTAGATCTAAAACCATTAGAATCTTTTATACTTAAAGTTAAATATTAA
- a CDS encoding tetratricopeptide repeat protein produces the protein MGTLVNNYIFKALESYPFDLEEVMEALNFALSYDDKNTMALTLMGRVYAEKLYKYEEAIVYFKQALAENIHAFEVYTPYINTLLWNEDYKEVEDFIDFALTVKGSDKALLYLKKAILHEQLKDYKTALTFIKLAKEHTFNSEFMADIVIEKERIKGKMPKKKKAKATKKPGKTPKNKK, from the coding sequence ATGGGAACATTGGTAAATAATTATATTTTTAAAGCATTAGAAAGTTACCCTTTCGATTTAGAGGAGGTAATGGAAGCTTTAAACTTTGCATTATCTTATGATGATAAAAATACAATGGCATTAACTTTAATGGGAAGAGTTTATGCGGAAAAGTTGTATAAATATGAAGAAGCAATTGTATATTTTAAACAAGCTTTAGCAGAAAATATTCATGCTTTTGAGGTATATACACCTTATATTAATACACTTCTATGGAATGAAGATTATAAAGAAGTAGAAGATTTTATAGATTTTGCCTTAACAGTAAAAGGATCTGATAAAGCACTTTTATATTTAAAGAAAGCAATTTTACATGAGCAATTAAAAGACTATAAAACAGCTCTTACTTTTATAAAGTTAGCAAAAGAGCATACTTTTAATTCAGAATTTATGGCAGATATTGTTATAGAAAAAGAGAGAATAAAAGGAAAAATGCCTAAGAAAAAGAAAGCAAAAGCAACAAAGAAACCCGGTAAGACTCCTAAAAACAAGAAATAA
- a CDS encoding glycoside hydrolase family 13 protein, protein MKLLKYNHLNVLIISVIVFLFSCQKREQNKMEVTKEITAVINEIERVEPPNWFVGFKDTSLQLLVKEENIGDAIPSISYQGVTIEKVHKARSNNYLFIDLKIDESTEVGEFNIDFTFADSTKKTHTYELKSRDKKSDDFIGFNSSDAIYLITPDRFANGDDSNNINTALKETDIDRSDNYKRHGGDIQGIINHIDYISDLGFTTVWPTPVLLNDMAESSYHGYAITDYYKVDSRFGNLSEYKELAYKLREKDMKLIMDQVANHCGIGHWWMEDLPFGDWLNNQKNYEDNIDNWNNETNIGSNHRRTTNQDIYVSKADLKGNNEGWFTPAMPDLNQRNPFLAKYIIQNSIWWIETLGLGGIRQDTYPYPDKNFMSDWAGAIMHEYPNFSIVGEEWSYNPLIVGYWQRGANNRDGYESNLKSPMDFPMQKAIVEGINEEEEWDKGLIKLYEGLANDFHYASPKDVFVFLDNHDKTRVFTELWEDTSKVKMGLSYMLTLPRIPQIYYGTEILMNDSANPGDHGLIRSDFPGGFKDDAVNAFTGEGLNEYQKDMQSFITKILNYRKDSKAIHDGKTIHFAPFMGTYFLFRTKGDETVVNIINKNIEPITIDLKRFEEVGLEGKTLKNIITGDTFIWGNEIHLSEKGSVLLTTKI, encoded by the coding sequence ATGAAACTATTAAAATACAACCATTTAAATGTTCTTATAATTTCTGTTATTGTATTTTTGTTTTCATGCCAAAAACGAGAACAAAATAAAATGGAGGTTACTAAGGAAATTACAGCAGTAATAAACGAAATTGAAAGAGTAGAACCACCAAATTGGTTTGTGGGTTTTAAGGATACTTCGTTGCAATTATTAGTAAAAGAAGAAAATATTGGTGATGCAATACCTTCTATTTCTTATCAAGGAGTTACTATCGAAAAAGTACACAAAGCTAGAAGTAATAATTATTTATTTATCGATTTAAAAATTGATGAGTCTACAGAAGTAGGGGAATTTAATATCGATTTTACTTTTGCAGATAGCACAAAAAAAACACATACGTACGAGTTAAAATCAAGAGATAAAAAGTCGGACGATTTTATAGGTTTTAATAGTTCTGATGCTATTTATTTAATTACTCCAGATCGTTTTGCAAACGGAGATGATTCTAATAATATCAATACAGCATTAAAAGAAACAGATATAGACCGTTCTGATAATTACAAGCGTCATGGAGGCGATATACAAGGAATTATAAATCACATAGATTATATTTCAGACCTTGGTTTTACAACTGTTTGGCCAACGCCAGTTCTTTTAAATGATATGGCAGAAAGTTCGTATCATGGCTATGCAATTACAGATTATTATAAAGTAGATTCTCGTTTCGGAAATTTATCAGAATATAAAGAGTTAGCTTATAAATTAAGAGAAAAAGACATGAAATTAATCATGGACCAAGTTGCAAATCATTGTGGAATTGGGCATTGGTGGATGGAAGATTTACCTTTTGGTGATTGGTTAAACAATCAAAAAAATTATGAGGACAATATAGATAATTGGAACAATGAAACCAATATTGGGTCTAACCATAGAAGAACTACAAATCAAGATATATACGTATCAAAAGCAGATTTAAAAGGAAATAATGAAGGATGGTTTACACCTGCAATGCCAGATTTAAATCAGCGAAATCCGTTTTTAGCAAAGTATATTATTCAAAATAGTATTTGGTGGATAGAAACGTTGGGTTTAGGAGGTATTAGACAAGATACGTATCCATATCCAGACAAAAACTTTATGAGTGATTGGGCAGGTGCTATTATGCATGAGTACCCTAATTTCTCTATAGTGGGAGAAGAGTGGAGCTACAATCCGTTAATTGTTGGGTATTGGCAAAGAGGTGCAAATAACAGAGATGGTTATGAGTCTAACTTAAAATCTCCGATGGATTTTCCAATGCAAAAAGCCATTGTAGAAGGTATTAATGAAGAAGAAGAATGGGACAAAGGTTTGATAAAACTATATGAAGGTTTAGCCAATGATTTTCATTATGCATCTCCAAAAGATGTGTTTGTCTTTTTAGATAATCATGATAAAACAAGAGTTTTTACAGAGCTTTGGGAAGATACCTCAAAAGTAAAAATGGGATTGAGTTATATGTTAACCTTACCAAGAATTCCTCAAATTTATTACGGTACAGAAATTCTAATGAATGATTCTGCAAACCCCGGAGATCATGGTTTAATACGAAGTGATTTTCCAGGAGGTTTTAAAGATGATGCTGTAAATGCTTTTACTGGTGAAGGATTAAATGAATACCAAAAAGACATGCAATCTTTTATTACAAAGATTTTGAATTATCGAAAAGATAGTAAAGCAATTCATGATGGTAAAACCATTCATTTTGCTCCTTTCATGGGGACTTATTTCTTGTTTAGAACAAAGGGTGATGAAACGGTTGTAAATATTATCAATAAAAATATTGAACCAATTACAATAGATTTAAAACGATTTGAAGAGGTTGGATTAGAGGGTAAAACCTTAAAAAACATTATTACGGGCGATACTTTTATTTGGGGAAATGAAATTCATTTATCAGAAAAAGGTAGTGTTCTTTTAACAACAAAAATATAA
- a CDS encoding TIM-barrel domain-containing protein, with protein sequence MKNYKIFFLLLFITTFSFSQNTDRVFKSIKQTANGFNINVNDGLYIVTFLNTKIVETSFIPTGEEQVKESHAVVLKPSEVDITHVISANESNFFSEGISVLVKHKPFQIIYTYNDEVVTSEKTGYFKSEHQPMDLVRGNIVADKTEKIEFNLTSDEVLYGAGSRALGMNRRGNRLPLYNRAQYGYETHAELMNFTIPLVISSKKYMLHFDNAPIGYLDLDSKKDNSLTYETISGRKTYQVIVGDSWIDLVNNYTDLTGKQPLPARWTLGNFSSRFGYHSQQETEATIAKFKEEKIPVDAVILDLYWFGKELQGTMGNLEVYKDSFPDMKGMISGLKDKGVKTVLITEPFILSTSKKWDEAAAKHVLATDSIGNPAKYDFYFGNTGIVDIYKKEGREWFWNIYKELVELGAKGLWGDLGEPEVLPSWVNFENKTADEIHNIYGHDWARLIFEGYQKEFSNERPFILMRAGYSGSQRFGMISWSGDVNRTWGGLQSQPEIALQMGMQGLGYMHSDLGGFAGANLNDNLYIRWLQYGVFQPIFRPHAQEDVASEPVFRSERAKRLTKKAIELRYKLLPYNYNVAFDNNQKGTPLMRPIFFEEDDEKLMTNSTTYLWGNDFLITPILKDSVATKEVYFPSTANWFNFYTDEKVVGGQTKSVELEEATIPTYVRGGAFIPMAKLEQTTDAYKGDVLEVHYYFDASVKESKRTLYNDNGLLSNAFEKGAYEILEFESELTKGCLEFEMKAGFGENWNPEQKEITLVLHNINWNPKKVKVDGKRKRISSEKNMLTIPLKWNPNKELKVKISLK encoded by the coding sequence ATGAAGAATTATAAAATATTTTTTTTATTACTTTTTATAACAACTTTTTCATTTTCACAGAATACAGACAGAGTTTTTAAAAGCATAAAACAAACAGCTAATGGTTTTAATATTAATGTGAATGATGGTTTGTACATTGTTACATTTTTAAATACAAAAATTGTAGAAACTAGCTTTATTCCTACTGGTGAGGAGCAGGTTAAAGAATCTCATGCGGTAGTTTTAAAACCATCAGAAGTAGATATTACTCATGTAATTAGTGCAAACGAAAGTAATTTCTTTTCTGAAGGAATTTCGGTACTTGTAAAACACAAACCTTTTCAAATTATTTATACCTATAATGATGAGGTTGTTACCTCAGAAAAAACCGGGTATTTTAAGTCGGAACACCAACCAATGGATTTGGTTAGAGGCAATATTGTTGCCGACAAAACGGAAAAAATTGAATTCAATTTAACTTCAGATGAGGTTTTATATGGTGCAGGATCAAGAGCTTTGGGCATGAATAGAAGAGGTAACAGATTGCCACTCTATAATAGAGCACAGTATGGTTATGAAACGCATGCGGAGTTAATGAACTTTACAATTCCTTTGGTTATTTCATCAAAAAAATACATGCTTCATTTTGATAATGCTCCTATTGGTTATTTAGATTTAGACAGTAAAAAAGACAATTCTTTAACGTATGAAACCATTTCAGGAAGAAAAACGTATCAAGTTATTGTTGGTGATTCCTGGATCGATTTGGTAAACAATTATACCGATTTAACAGGGAAACAACCATTACCAGCTCGTTGGACTTTAGGTAACTTTTCAAGTAGATTTGGTTACCATTCACAACAAGAAACAGAAGCGACTATTGCTAAATTTAAAGAAGAAAAAATACCAGTAGATGCTGTAATTTTAGACTTGTATTGGTTTGGAAAAGAGTTACAAGGAACCATGGGGAATTTGGAGGTTTACAAAGATTCTTTTCCTGATATGAAAGGAATGATTTCTGGACTTAAAGACAAAGGTGTAAAAACAGTTTTAATTACAGAACCTTTTATTTTATCCACTTCTAAAAAGTGGGATGAAGCTGCAGCAAAACATGTTTTAGCAACAGATTCAATCGGGAATCCCGCAAAATATGATTTCTATTTTGGAAATACAGGTATTGTAGATATTTACAAAAAAGAAGGAAGAGAATGGTTCTGGAACATATATAAAGAACTAGTAGAATTAGGAGCAAAAGGACTTTGGGGAGATTTAGGAGAGCCAGAAGTTTTGCCTTCTTGGGTGAATTTTGAAAATAAAACAGCAGATGAAATTCATAATATTTACGGGCATGATTGGGCACGTTTAATTTTTGAAGGCTATCAAAAAGAGTTTTCAAATGAAAGACCTTTTATTTTAATGCGAGCAGGTTATTCTGGTTCGCAACGTTTTGGCATGATTTCTTGGTCTGGAGACGTTAACAGAACTTGGGGAGGATTGCAGTCTCAACCAGAAATTGCATTACAAATGGGGATGCAAGGTTTGGGATACATGCATTCTGATTTAGGTGGATTTGCAGGCGCAAATTTAAATGATAATTTATATATCCGTTGGTTGCAATATGGTGTTTTTCAACCAATATTTAGACCTCATGCTCAAGAAGATGTTGCTAGTGAACCTGTTTTTAGAAGTGAAAGAGCCAAGAGATTGACCAAGAAAGCCATTGAATTACGTTATAAATTATTGCCATATAATTACAATGTAGCATTTGATAACAATCAAAAAGGAACGCCATTGATGCGTCCTATTTTCTTTGAAGAAGACGATGAAAAGTTGATGACTAATTCAACTACATACCTTTGGGGAAATGATTTTTTAATCACACCAATTTTAAAAGATTCGGTAGCAACCAAAGAAGTTTATTTTCCAAGTACTGCCAATTGGTTTAATTTTTATACAGATGAAAAAGTTGTTGGTGGACAAACAAAATCAGTTGAATTAGAGGAAGCAACAATTCCTACGTATGTAAGAGGAGGTGCTTTTATACCGATGGCAAAATTAGAACAGACTACAGATGCTTATAAAGGTGATGTTTTAGAAGTTCATTATTATTTTGACGCTTCGGTTAAAGAAAGTAAAAGAACGCTTTATAATGACAATGGTTTGCTTTCTAATGCATTTGAAAAAGGAGCTTATGAAATTCTAGAATTTGAATCTGAATTAACCAAAGGTTGCTTAGAGTTTGAAATGAAAGCAGGATTTGGTGAAAATTGGAATCCAGAACAAAAAGAAATTACGTTGGTATTACATAATATCAACTGGAATCCTAAAAAGGTAAAAGTTGATGGAAAAAGAAAACGAATTTCATCAGAAAAAAATATGCTTACAATTCCATTAAAATGGAATCCTAATAAAGAATTAAAAGTAAAAATATCATTAAAATAA